In Oreochromis aureus strain Israel breed Guangdong linkage group 6, ZZ_aureus, whole genome shotgun sequence, the genomic window TGAAGGAGACGGTGGTCGCTGCCTTGTAAGTAAGAACGTGTTGCTGAACATTAATATTCAGAAATCGTGTGTCAACATTAGCTTTCGTGCTAGCGTTAGCTGCTCCGGTGTGATGCGTTTGTGCTCCTGTCAGATCCGCAGGATGAAGGTGAAAATCAAACAGTGGAACGGGGTTGCCTCCTGGCTCTGGGTGGCCAACGATGACAACTGTGGGATCTGCAGGATGGCCTTCAACGGCTGCTGTCCTGACTGTGAGTATCAGAGCTAATAACATAGCATTAAGTAACGAGTGTCCGCATTAAAGATgcaaacataacaaaacaagaTTATTATTTTGGTGGTTTTGCTTCTAAAACATATAACGCTTTACGTATTATCCGATCGACAATATGCCAAATTTATCCTGCCCCTCCCGCTTGTACAAACTAAGTAGTGAGAACGATGGAAGAGACGGGAAAAAAATCACCACTCTACAAAAAAACTTTTCTACAAGCTGTGGAACAATCTTAGAAAAATGTTCCtcaaaataaaattgtaaaGCCTCAGAATATCGCGTCGTCTACAGCACATAATATCTGTGTGAAGGGGTTAAGGGCAAAAATCAATAGGATACCTGTGATCTTAGGGCTGTACTGCATTTAAAACAGACGCGATTttgtcatggaaatcactgcaagGGCTCAATAACATTTCCAGAAATCACTCAGTGAAGACAGTTTTACCACAAATATCCACAAATCCAGGTTTGTGTCATCCAAAGAGCAAACTGTATGTGAACATGATCAACATCTCCTCTGGGCTCATTCAAAATGGACCGAGGCAAAGTAGAAAAACTGTTCTTAGGTCAGATGAATTGAAATTTGAAATTGTACTGGGTCACCACATCCTCTGGACTAAAGAGGAGAGGAACCTTCCTGGTTGTTAACAGCACAGACGCTGTTGACACGGTAGCATGAAGGAAAAGGTGTCGCTGTGAGAGGCGTCTGAAAGATATTAATTTGGGATATTTGTGGGAGAGATTAACTTCTTGTGAAGCTTGTCTGGGCTCAGCCTTACAGACAGGATGAGCACTTTAGTCAGGAGACGCTCAAAGCAGAACCTCAGCTCCTCTAGATCGAAAGGAGACACTTGAGGTTGTTCTGGTGGTGTTTCAGGCATGTCcaactgggaggaggccccgagTTAGGATAAAGAGCTTCCACCACCACTTATCACAGATAAGTTGCGatggaaaatggatggatggctgctCCAGTGAACCATCTTGGAGATCAACTCCAGCTGCAGTATCTTGTAGTATCGTCCGTAGGTTCTTTAGGTTGATATTGAAGACCGCCACAACAGCAGCTAGGTCTGTGAGCCACTCACTGGAGAAAAGGCAACACGGGAAAGGTCACGGGTAGCTAGTTAGCAGCAActcaactttcaaaataagagcaaatGCCTAAATTGATTGGGGATGGCGCTGCTCACACAAATGGATGAAATGAGTTCTTAAATATACTTAAGTGGTCTGTGTGGGGAAACACTTGTTATCCTCTTTTAGTATTACAAGAGGATACAAGTATCTGCTAATCAGCAACTGAATGCAAAATCCTGCCCAGTATCtctaatgtgtttgtttgtttgttttgcaggcAAAGTGCCTGGGGATGACTGCCCGCTGGTCTGGGGTCAGTGCTCCCACTGTTTCCACATGCACTGTATCCTGAAGTGGCTGAACTCACAGCAGGTCCAGCAGCAGTGCCCCATGTGCCGGCAGGAGTGGAAGTTCAAGGAGTGAACCTGTGGAGGCGTCGCTGCCACAGAGACGAAAGGCTCGCTCACAGACTTTTatgtagactgtaaataaatctgTGTTGGTACTTCTACTAATGCAGAACACACGCTGAATATGTTTTACTCTACTGGTAAGGATTTGTGATtaaattaaataagaaaaaaaacatgcattgTATTGAGTCTGTCTTGAAGGTCTGGCTGATTATTTCCTTGGATCGTGAAGTTTGACTTTGATTTCATGGCAGCTCCACACTGATGTAttatttcttgtttgtttgtgtagcttttcactgtaaaacaaagactgtAGCTTTTCATATGTCAGAACCTGTCTGGATAAAaaatggaatttttttttacaaggttATCAAAACAATGCTGATTAAATATCTTCTATTCAATTTATCCCTTAACTCTTGGACGTCTCCAAAAACATAAATTGTTTAAATAAGGTCTTAAATAACGTAAGTGCTCTTTAACAATTATTCTCTAAGTCTGCATCTCTGCTGGAGCCACTACACACCATACTTTCAGAAGATATCCTCTTATTTACTGACACACTGGGGTTGGAGACATTTCTGTAGATGAGCTTAGATCTGGGGACTGCGAAGGCCGTAGCAGATGATTCACATCATTTTATCCTCAAACTATTCAGTGACCCTTGCTGTGCTGTGGCGGGAGATGACTCCCATCCGGATCCAGGTGTTTCATCAAGAACAAAGGTGGTCCAACATGATCACTGTGTAATGATTTGCACTGACCGTTCCTTCCAGTGCTTTTTATTTCACTCCTCACTCAGGAGCCCGTATTTTTCTCATCAATgattaataaaatgtttgtacTGAAAAATTACAGTCAGTCATTCTAGATTTGCTCCATATTCTCACCTGGCTAAAGTAatttagttttatattttagtttttgtcctgtaattttttttttaagttcagtTTCACGTAGTAACTAGAGGAAATTTTCAAATACCACACTTTGTGGAGGACATGAACATGTCATGTGGTCATCCCAGTttagattcttttaaaaagctgattgtattgaaatttttaaaacttttaaaaccttttattttatattgttggtttatttgttcatttcagtcACTTTTGTAAGTTTTTGCGAGGACTCAAAAATTAATATATTAATGTGATATATGGCATGAAtcctttaattttatttcagttaactatgatgtttgtttttagtttcagCTGATTTTAGTTTCTATTTTAATTGCAGTTAACTGTAATAACCTCAGTGCATGACCATCCTGCATGGCGTCTGAGGTTGTAAAAGGCAAAATCACTTTTAACTTCAGGGATATTAATCTGTTCAGTTAGGAAACAGAAGCCATTGCGAGTCCACCTGCTAACCTGCTGTCTCAAGTGTGTGGAGAAGGTACcagaaaacagctgaacagGGATCCTCTGAACGGCGGAACATGGGGAACTGCCACATGAGGAGCAATATTTCGGACCTTAACTCATCCTGCTGCATGCAGTGAGCAGAAACCTGTTGTAGTTCACAGTTTAAACCGCTGGATGGCAGCATTTACCCGGATAGTCCCAGTGACCCCGCCCTCAATGCGACGTAGGCAGTACGGAAGTAAACAGCCTGctccctgctgctgtcagttggtgttttcttttcttaaaaacagTAATTTCACAGCTGGTCGTGTCTTCATTTGCAGGCTGACAGATGTCCGCTCCTCCCGCAGAAGATCTGCTCCAGCAGTGGGAAAGGTCAGAGTGCTGTTCTGCCTCAGCTTCTCACAGCACACCTTAAATACGACCCAGTTTTTATTCTGCTGTTAAGTCCATTAGACGCATTTTGCTCCAAACGCTGCTGATTCTTTATCTTCAAAGTTTTCCAAAGTGTCCCATCCAGAAGAAGTCAGCTTCAGTGGATGGTGAAATACCAAAACAGCACCAGTGCCGAAGAGTTTAATCATATTATGCTTTACTTATAATCGTTTAACGCAAGGATACAGTTATAACGACCATATTTTGGGAtcctaaaatgacaaaaattcaACTTCAAGAATGATGATATATAAAAATACCAGAGATCTCtattctttaaaaatatatttttttagtattttcattaccatattatttaatttcatcATGATTGTATTATTTTCCTGTTTATATTCTTCTTTTCTCTGCGTATCTCTGTATCAGTAAGgactctgtttttattcaccCTACATTAGAGCAGCAGTAATTGTTTCACAGTAAATGTTTGTCTTACGTGTCTTACAGTTTGTAAAAATGTCATTTGTTAGTAAAAAAGCAGCGACTGTGCTGACAGATGCTGCTGTGCTGGGGATGCAACTTCTGTCAGGGCCAACTACTTTGGCACGACACAGGTAGCTCTTGGAGCTGAGCCACCTTCACACCTCATCAGCCTTTCATTGATTTACTTGTTTGTAAAGACAAGACCAGTGATATCATCATGTTAGTCTATATCATGTCCTGATGTCTCTGATTAATGTGAGCATGTGGAGCTCCTGCAGTCCTGCAGAGAGACACCATTACAGCATTTTcatatatttacatttcaacagTACAATATTATCAGCTGACTGATTCTTCTTTTAgacattattaaacattcatgATGTGAATGTCACTGGTTTTGAAAGCTGTCCAGATAAGCCCTTGTTTTGAATAATTAAATTAGTTGCAGCTCTACAAACCACAGCAGGAGTCGAGCCACCTGGGTTCATCAAGTTGCCGTGAGATTTTCAGATTTGTTGCTGTTAACGGCCCTTTTGTCTGCTATAGACTTTACATGCCGGCCTCATATTTTGACATGAACTAATTGCCAGCGAGtgtgtttatatatttgtttcctGATGCAGTGAGCAGGCACGTCTGAGGCAGCAGGTGCTGGAGGAGGACACAGAGGACTGGCAGGGGAGCCCAGACTTTTCAGGTCTGGAGCGAGTTGGTGGGGTGGACCTCTCCTTCATCAAAGGGGATGACGTCAATGCCTGCGCCCAGCTCGTGGTACTCAGCTACCCAGATCTGCAGGTGAGCTACCTGGGCGCTACATCCAGTAAACACAGATAAAATAACCCTGTAATGCCAAATATATCATATTTCATACAACATTAGTGTTATTTtataaccctaaccccttttatgttttttgtttgtttaagataaataaaagattacagattaaaactcatatatgtaaattaaaatttaatttctattttttaatttgtgagacagttcaataaacactttagttaaaaacatctgaattttCTGGAAATTATTTAACCCTTCAGGTTTTCTAAGCTTTTCTGACCTCTAGTGGTGACAGGtgggaacagcagcagtgcttCGAGGAGAAGGCTGAGGATCAGAAATTGAATTCCACaggctgcattttttttcaccagtgACACCTTTAATGAAAAGGAAACACATGACGATACAAAATGCTatccttaaaaaaaatgcttggcCTTTGAAGGCTTTGTAATACGTGCAGCTGGAATATTGTGCAAGGCCAGCTGTTAACCTTTAAAGTAGTCGCATTTACTTTGTTTGGGCACTGAATACAAAGTCCTTATGGGTGTTTTTCTCCTCTTACTTCCTCGCCTTGAAGTCACAGCTTTTTTTATGACTCCTGAAAGCTGGCGGCATGAGGAAGAAATTATTCTTGCTCTCACCGGGGCTGTCGGGCTGTTCTAGGGAGCCACTGAAgtgattttaaatgttttacccTCACCTTTTGATAACTTCTCCTGTGAGCTTCTGCCTGTGGGGCTTATGAACAGTCATATGCCAACAATGTTATTTTAGGCATATTAGAATGCAAACCCGAGGAGCACATATTTGTTTTCCTCAGAGGTGGTGCTTTCTTCTGTTGGCTTTCCACATTTTGATAAATATATACGTTTATGTCAAGTAATTACAGtattaaatataattaaacTTCATGCATAGATATACCTTCTGATCCAGTTgtatagaagaagaaaaagactcTTTGTTTCACTTCATTTATAACCTGGATAAAATCTTTCCTGATGAGTTCATGCACTCAGCCGCtggttttaatttttcttcAGTGCAGCGTGTTCTctaattttgtaaattatgatcTCATTTAAAGTAAAATAGAATTCACGCACAGGAAAGCTGTGCCTGAACGCCATCCTGTATGCATCCTGTGTCCCTAATGTAATTtcctgctttttaaaatatccACATAAATTCTAAACAGCAGTCTGGCAGTGAACGTGTTAATATGCAATAGAGCTCCTCAAAGTGACCTTCCCAGTCcggcttttcatttcatttacttTCCCCACAGCCTTTCACCAGCACTGCTCCTCGCAGTTATTTATCTGTGCATTAACACGGCCTGCTGGCACCTTCCAATTATAATTAATGACATATGTCACCATACATTGTTGATACATGGACCCAGTGAGACTAATGAAATGTGTTCAGAAATGTTGTTCAATAATGTGATTATGTTCTCTGCTTGTTTTCAATTTACTCCAACATTGCCACCTGAGGCTATTTGGGGCTCAAAAGAATGCTAGTTACAGGTTCCACAGTGTGCTCAATGCTGCTGCAAGTTACacagaaaaaaggcaaaagtttcataattttattgtttcTCGCTGAATAAATATGCCTTCAGTATACTTTTTAACAATACTGTCTTGCGTCACACGCGGCGATGTATCAGTGCTTGTTTTTCAGGAGTAGATGAAGGTCACGGCAGCCAACAATATGACAATGACATATCCTGAAAGGTGTTTGGCATTTCTAAAGCCAGATAACAAGGCAGGTATTCAGAAAGGTTTCTGCTCTGAGGCTCTGCGAGCTCGACTCAGCGGacagcttttgtgtgttttgtttgtagcTCCTGCCCGATAACAGCTTTGATAACACGTGATGCTGTTAGATGTTACATCATTCGAGATGTTAGCACATCTCTTTGCTGTGAGGAGAACAGGATTTTTTATACTGGTCAGAAAGTTGCGACAGCTTGTGCACCTGTAATCTGCATATGGTCTCAGAGGGTCTCCTGGACCCTGCTGATACCTCACAGGATACTCGGAAGGAGATCATGGCAGACATGTTTACCTGCGGCGATGCTGCTTAAAATAGACAGGACAGCGAGAGAGGTACAGAAATACATGGATCCTGCCAACTTGGGAAAGGCTGTTTACAGTATATATTGTGCTGATTTTACAACCTGCTGTGGTTCTATTCAAAATGTAGTCTGCATGGCAATACAAAGACTGTTAATTAGGCAATACTGATGGTGTTTTACATAAACGAAAGGGCCCTTTTCTGCTCCACATTTGTATTCATGGACACAAAAGTATCTTtgtatgattcacagttcaaaataaccCTCATTTATCTTATGCCGGTGAAGCCCTTGAGTTCAGTCTCCTCTTAAAAACTAGTTTAGATCCTCTTCCTTTAAGCTAACTTTCATGGAGCATGGAGAAACAATGTTGTTGCTTTAGCTTGGCTCGTGTGTGTTGAGCCTTATAGTGTATTCTTCTGAGAAATTTGTGGCTCTAGACCTCTCCATGTTCATGATTGGTGATCACCGGTTTAATTTGAACGGGATTTAGAAAATGTGGGCTGACTCATTACAAGTTCATGTGGCCTCTTGTGGTTGTCAGACTACCTTAACATCAGTAACCACACTGATGTTAAGGTAGTCTGACAACGAGTAGATCTCCTGCTGTTGAACTTGCTCTGCACTACAGGCCTCCCGAGGATGAGATTAGATGTACACCAAAAtaggcataaaaataataattttaacagTTTATACAGTTAAACTGTAACTGTGTCCACTTAATTCAGCAGGTcacttaaatgaaataaattgtCAGATGTTCAGAATATACTCACAACCTTTAGTCAACTGGGAGCAGATGTTTCATTTTGTACCAGATGGGCGATGTTGGTGATTATCTTGTACAGCTTGTCTGTGCCTTTGGACTCACCCTTACATATACAGTAGGGTGGACACATTTGTCCAAAGCACCCTGACAGTGTCCCTGATTGACTCATTTATGTACAGTCATGCAATAATgtaagttttcacaggactctgtgcagtgcTGTGAAAAGCTGAGTACAGACTTACTGCTTCCTTAGAACATAAAAGGCTGAGAAGCAGCCAATGcttctaatcaaatgcacttgattaatcaGCGATTGTGAGCACCTCTGTTAAAGCAGAAGTTtgggcagtttgctggtctgcaggattcaggtgtgtgttaacacaatgccataAACATCCCAGGTGTGGATGTcacagcaaattcaccccaaggccATGCAATCGTCAGAGAAGCTGCAAAAGCCCAAGAGCTCCATCTGAGATTCTCCAGGCCTCAATTAGCATGCAAACGttatgttaaaagaaaaaaaaaaaagatagtttTTTTCAAATGGTTGTCGAGAGAATTCTTCTGCTCTCCAAAAAAGcccaaagttgcatctgaacaaaccacaagagttGCAgaaccaaagtggagatgtttgattataatgcacagcaccacatctggaaaaaaacaaagacaacatatcagcacaaacacctcataacAACTgtaagcacggtggtggaggggtgatgattgtGCTTGTtgtgcagccacaggacctgggcactCCGCAGTCACTGAGTCTAACATGAACTTCTCTGTGTAGCTGAGGTCATCTGACTGACTGAACTCAGGACGTCCTGCACAATGATCCAGGTTAATAACAGTAACACACTTGTTAGGTCAGCAGAAGTGACACCTGGCAGATACTGGCCTGTGTCAGCCCACCCTCAATCAAAGCAGCCATGCCCctaacaaaattttaaaaagatgggttattaaaaaaaaaaggttttagtaAAATTCAGTCAGAAGAAATGAAGCCGTCTCTGCTCCCTCCTGCCAGGTGCTGTATGAAGACAGTCAGATGGTGACCCTGACGGCTCCCTACATAGCTGGCTTTCTGGCATTCAGAGAAACTCCTTTCCTCCTGGAGGCTCTGCAGAGGCTGAAGAAGAACCAGCCCACACTCCTTCCTCAGGTCTGGATGTGCTAGAACTTGAATAATGACCTCTTAGTGCAGGGGGGGCAACTCCAGgactcgagggccggtgtcctgcaggttttagatgtgtccttgagccaacacagctgattcaaatggctaaattacctcctcaacatgtcccgaagttctccagaggcctggtaacgaactaatcatgtgattaaggtgtgttgacccaatatgatatctaaaacctgcaggacaccggccctcgaggcctggagttgcccacccctgttttAGTGACTACTGAAATGGGTTCTGTTCACTTTTTTAATGTCATCATAACTGTATTTGTTGTATCTGACTTGTTTCTGTCAGATTAACTACTCAAAGCtacacagaaaaggaaaatatatatatattttttgcatttttatttgaccaggaagtaaaacaaactcttttttcattattttgttgaTGTTGATGGTTCATATTCAGAATagagtgaaaagaaaatgttttcgtCTGTGCTTGTTAGCCTTGGTCTGCAGTTTTGGCATAATTCCTACAGATAAGGTTAGAAACCTTGAGCCTGAGAATTTTGGGCAAACTAAGTAATTAAAATTTCTTCAGTAAGACCTGAGTGTTATTATTGtgattactattattattatatttatggtAGTAGTACTAGAAGAAGTGATATAATTCCCATCTCCAGGCCACAGTGAGCTGGAAATGTTTTAATAACCGATAAATCCTCCAAGGTGGAAAAAGTTACTTATGAATCCAACAAGACCGACAACCTGCTAACATTACTGGATTTGGACAAGTGCTTTAAAACCTCGCGTCACGTTTCATGCACATTAAGTGCAGCTCCGACGATGAAGCTCCTCTGTTTGTCCTCtcggttttttgtttttctaaagcGACGCCTCTTGTTCATCTTCACCCACTCGCTTCTGTTTGTCGCAGCCCACACGCCTCCCACTCTGTCCCTCTGTCGTCCTCGTGCACGCAGGTGTGCAGaaacgcacacattcacacttagaaattcatgcacacacacgcgcacacacacacacacacacacacacacacacacacacacacacacacacacacacacacacaaactcagatTTACTTCCAGTGACATTTAGCTCTGGACAGATGCAGTCACTGCTCCCTTTATCTGCAACCTTTGAAGTGAGTGTTGCTGGTGACTTATGATTCACAGCAGAAACATGTCTGTGGAGTCACCTTTGGCTTCAAAAATTCATCGTTGTGTTGGAGCTGGCAGCGCTCCAATATCAGTTTGAGGAGCTCTTTCTAACTTCGGCTTTTGAGGATCTTCTGCCATCCCAGGGTTATAGACACAATAGATAACAACAAAAATCTTTCACTCTGGACATTTTAGTTGATCATGTCATTCATAGCACAGGTAGAAGCAAAAGATTAATAATGCCTCTGTTGATGAAGTAGCCCTGTTTATTATTTCACCTGTGCTTTTAATCCTCAGACACGTGGAAAAGTCTGCTGTGGAAAAAGCGAAATATAGAGTAATGTCGAGCTTCCTGAAGTCAAACTCATGTCAGGTGTGTTCTCTGTACAGGTGGTGTTTGTGGATGGGAATGGTCTCTTTCATTACAGAGGTGAGGCGACTGACCGAAGAAAGGATtttagattttctgtttttactttaaagATAACATAATGTAATAAACTTTTAATAACACTGATACAATATTAACAGTTCACtgtaaaaaatcaaacaaacaacaaaaatctaaacaaaacacacatttaatgaATAATGTGTTTGTTAGTTTCTCTGTACCTGTACAATCATCGTCCAGTTTTCCCTCAAGGTCATCTTCTTGTCCATCTGGGCCTTAGTGATTCACGTCGGATTCAAAGGCACCACCAAAGGGGGGCCGGAGGGGCACTGGCCACCCCTCAAAATTTGCTGCCCGCCCCCCAGTGGCCGCCTCTGTGTtggtaataattttaataaacgtGAGCACAAGAGTGAGGAAGAATGTTTGAAGGGATGGTtggattttaaaatcttatttgGTTTTCATATGTACATATTTTCAAATTCATTAGCAGGAAATTAACTAGGTATAtaattctgtttattttctcctCTTTACCATATTTTTCAAGTAACCTATATTTGATGCTGGAAACTCTGCTTTTGCCACCCCATGATAAAATTCTGGTTTGATCCTCTGTTATATCAACGCAGCATCCCTTCAGCTCGAACATAATTTTGTGGAATAAGAGACAGCTGTAGGGATTCAGATCGGTCGAGCGGGGCAGGTAGTGACCAgtgattgtgtgtctgtgtggccAAAGAAGTGACACATAACCTAGGCTCAGGATTTCCACTGATTGTTTTCCATGAGCCGGCTCGGCATGTTAGAGTACACTCATTACTGTAAAAGACATTAATAACCTTCTgaaaggaaaatggaaaaaatgacGTGCACGCCGATGCTGCTGTTCGGTCTCTGGGTCGTAGCATGACGCTCGTCAGCAGCGCATCTTCAAAAAAAGAGACCGCTAAAAATTTCAGTCTGATTTTCACTGATCATTATTTCAGAGATTTGCATTCAGCTCCACTCGAGCTTGTTAAAAATACTAACTAAGAGTTCAAGGTGAGTCTAGCGAGGTTTGAGGATGAGCTGTATAAACTTTGGTTTTCACCAAAGGGACTTTTAGGTGTAACACCTGACAAAATCAGTCCTGAGTGAATCACCGTGAAGTGCTCTGTTGTAACGTTTTTTTGCATCACACAGTTCAGTGAAGCACGTTTACTCTCCGCTGTTTAATTCTGGATGTGACTTGATTGTCGCTGTTTGGATCGTTGCAGAGTTTGGTTTGGCCTGTCACCTGGGAGTGCTGTCAGGGCTGCCCTGTGTGGGCGTGGCCAAAAACCTGTTGCAGGTGCAAGGAGTCAACAAGAGTGAGGAGCATCAGTCACAAGTGAGAAAACATcacctgtttttttaatttaatttaagatcTTCTTTGTTTTAAACTTAGATTCTGTAGGTTTAATGAGCCAATGTGTGGACTTTGTTATGCTCAGGTCTCCAGTCATACAACATTGTTGTATCCATTGTGGTTTTCAGTGTTATAAGAAGGCCATTTTAAAATGACGAGTCTAAGACTTGAACGTCTGTTTATCCCACCGAGCTGCAGAGCCTCGTCACTCTGCGGTTTGGCCTTCAGAAAACCTGCTTCATATTTAATGTTTCTTGTAGTTGTGTACACATGTTTCTCTTGTTTAAGAGCTCCCAGTGTTGACAGGAGTCACTGGATGAATTATTGAAGTTTTCAAAGTGTAATCGCTTTCTCTGCTCGctgcatgtaaaaagaaaagcaaagaaatgtCAGAGAGGGACGAAGCAAAGGACAGAGTCTTCAgttgtttttcagtgtgtgaCTCTGTGTGCATGTAAACTCACAACTTCTcattgtatatgtgtgtgtgtgtgtgtgtgtgagagtgcgctttgtttgtgtgtattctGTTCTCACTGTGACTTTTATTGCGAGCCAAGGCCTTGCTGTGTAGCTAACGCTAATGTGACTTTTTGAATACAAATCAAGCTGCAACAAATGCGTACTGGTCAAAGTATACCTGTGGGACAGCAAAACCTGGttttcattaatatgcaaatgctCCCTTTGTTTCAGTCTGCAGCTCAGTGACctgctgaggaaaaaaaacaaaactctttaaAGTTAAATCTACCTGATGAACCGAGCAGGTGCGTCACTTTCATTTCACTTCAGGCCAAACTGAACTGAAGAGGGACAGACCAGTAAAGCCAtaggaaaatatttaaaaaactgttcCCTCTTTTTAATGTAATAAGGAGGAAACCACATCAAGTCAAACCTGATGCAACTAATGAATAGGAATGAACCGAAAACTACATGTGGCATAGACTAAGGAACTGCAACAAAACCAGCGCAAACTGAGTAAAACAACTTATATAGTCAGAGGTTTTTACAGGAATCTGTGTAAGTACACCTTCACTCCGTTCACAGAAATTATAGAAGGTTATTGGTACTGAATCATGGAGTTTATTTCGTTTTTCAGAGAACTgcacagtcctgtgaaaa contains:
- the anapc11 gene encoding anaphase-promoting complex subunit 11, whose product is MKVKIKQWNGVASWLWVANDDNCGICRMAFNGCCPDCKVPGDDCPLVWGQCSHCFHMHCILKWLNSQQVQQQCPMCRQEWKFKE
- the LOC116331522 gene encoding endonuclease V isoform X2; its protein translation is MSAPPAEDLLQQWESEQARLRQQVLEEDTEDWQGSPDFSGLERVGGVDLSFIKGDDVNACAQLVVLSYPDLQVLYEDSQMVTLTAPYIAGFLAFRETPFLLEALQRLKKNQPTLLPQVVFVDGNGLFHYREFGLACHLGVLSGLPCVGVAKNLLQVQGVNKSEEHQSQIATLQRGGDSFPLIGASGKVLGKALRSSDKSSKPVYVSVGHKISLDTAVRLTHACCRYRVPEPIRQADCRSREYLRIHFPAADT
- the LOC116331522 gene encoding endonuclease V isoform X1 — encoded protein: MSAPPAEDLLQQWESEQARLRQQVLEEDTEDWQGSPDFSGLERVGGVDLSFIKGDDVNACAQLVVLSYPDLQVLYEDSQMVTLTAPYIAGFLAFRETPFLLEALQRLKKNQPTLLPQVVFVDGNGLFHYREFGLACHLGVLSGLPCVGVAKNLLQVQGVNKSEEHQSQIATLQRGGDSFPLIGASGKVLGKALRSSDKSSKPVYVSVGHKISLDTAVRLTHACCRYRVPEPIRQVANDAEKDVSDKSQQVQKTP